One window of Leptotrichia sp. oral taxon 498 genomic DNA carries:
- a CDS encoding transketolase family protein, translating to MKKKSTRQAYGEALVKLGKENENIVVLEADLSKSTMTAFFKKEFPDRHINVGIAEADMIGTAAGLATTGKIPFASTFALFGAGRAYDQIRNSVAYPKLNVKICPTHAGVSLGEDGASHQSVEDIALMRVVPGITVLCPADAVETEQMIFAAAKYEGPVYIRLGRLNIPVLFDDSYKFEIGKAKTLTEGNDVAILATGLMVYEATEAAKQLAEQGIKARVINVSTIKPLDEEAILKAAKECKFVVTSEEHSVIGGLGSAVSEFLSENYPTKVIKHGINDEFGQSADGETMLDNYKLRAKDIVEIVLRNI from the coding sequence ATGAAAAAAAAATCAACAAGACAGGCTTATGGGGAAGCTTTGGTAAAATTAGGAAAAGAAAATGAAAATATAGTAGTGTTGGAAGCGGATTTGTCAAAATCGACAATGACAGCGTTTTTTAAAAAAGAATTTCCAGATAGACATATAAATGTAGGAATTGCAGAAGCTGATATGATAGGAACTGCAGCTGGACTTGCAACAACTGGAAAAATACCTTTTGCTTCAACATTCGCACTTTTTGGAGCGGGAAGAGCATACGACCAGATTAGAAATAGCGTGGCTTATCCTAAATTAAATGTAAAAATTTGTCCCACTCACGCAGGAGTTTCATTGGGAGAAGACGGAGCTTCACATCAATCGGTAGAAGATATTGCATTAATGCGTGTGGTTCCAGGAATAACAGTTTTATGTCCAGCAGACGCAGTGGAAACTGAACAAATGATTTTTGCAGCTGCAAAATACGAAGGGCCTGTTTACATAAGATTGGGAAGATTAAATATCCCTGTGTTATTTGACGATAGTTACAAATTTGAAATTGGAAAAGCAAAAACACTTACAGAAGGAAATGATGTAGCAATTTTAGCAACTGGATTAATGGTTTACGAAGCAACCGAAGCTGCAAAACAATTGGCAGAACAAGGAATCAAAGCAAGAGTAATCAATGTTTCAACAATCAAGCCACTAGACGAAGAAGCAATCTTAAAAGCCGCAAAAGAATGTAAATTTGTCGTAACAAGTGAAGAACACTCAGTAATCGGAGGACTTGGAAGTGCCGTGTCAGAATTTTTATCAGAAAATTATCCAACAAAAGTTATAAAACACGGAATTAATGACGAATTTGGACAAAGTGCCGATGGTGAAACAATGCTTGATAATTACAAGTTGAGAGCGAAAGATATTGTAGAAATAGTTTTGAGAAATATATAA
- a CDS encoding transketolase — MEIKEFQEIAKNLRKDIVEMIYRAKSGHPGGSLSIVEILTVLYWSEMNVDPKNPKMEDRDRFVLSKGHAAPALYAALIEKGYASKELIPTLRRWQSPLQGHPDMKKLPGVEMSTGSLGQGLSAANGMALSAKIYKKDYRVYTILGDGELQEGQIWEAAMTAAHYKLDNLVAIVDYNNLQIDGNVADVMNVAPVGAKFEAFNWNVIEIDGHNYEQIIKALDCAKTVKGKPTLIVANTIKGKGVSFMENNAGFHGAAPNDEEYKQAMEELK; from the coding sequence ATGGAAATTAAAGAATTTCAAGAAATAGCAAAAAATTTAAGAAAAGACATTGTTGAAATGATTTATAGAGCAAAATCTGGACATCCAGGTGGCTCTCTTTCAATTGTGGAAATCTTAACAGTACTTTATTGGAGTGAAATGAATGTTGATCCAAAAAATCCTAAAATGGAAGATAGAGATAGATTTGTTTTAAGTAAAGGACACGCTGCGCCTGCTCTTTATGCGGCATTAATTGAAAAAGGATATGCTAGTAAAGAATTAATCCCAACTCTTAGAAGATGGCAATCACCGCTTCAAGGACATCCAGATATGAAAAAATTACCAGGAGTTGAAATGTCTACAGGTTCATTAGGACAAGGTCTGTCAGCTGCAAACGGAATGGCGCTAAGCGCAAAAATTTACAAAAAAGATTACAGAGTTTACACTATTTTAGGAGATGGAGAATTGCAAGAAGGTCAAATTTGGGAAGCTGCAATGACAGCCGCCCATTATAAATTGGACAATTTAGTCGCAATTGTTGACTACAACAATTTACAAATTGATGGAAATGTAGCCGATGTAATGAATGTTGCACCAGTTGGAGCAAAATTTGAGGCATTTAACTGGAATGTGATTGAAATTGATGGACACAACTATGAACAAATTATTAAGGCATTGGATTGCGCTAAAACTGTAAAAGGAAAACCAACTTTAATAGTTGCAAATACCATAAAAGGTAAAGGAGTTTCGTTTATGGAAAATAACGCAGGATTCCACGGAGCTGCTCCAAATGACGAAGAATACAAGCAAGCAATGGAAGAATTAAAGTAG
- a CDS encoding MFS transporter, with product MNFKLQKRHYFIYGLGVSYFMIDQIYNQWLQYYYLPPSNDKSLTPLLTSKSLIIAFIIARIIDAITDPVVGYLSDNSKSKYGKRSIFMMLGGLPLGIFTIMYFFPPKSSEIATLIFLSVIGGLYFTAYTLVAAPYNALIPDLASNKNERLNLSTSQSTFRLIFTGIAMILPGILISKLGGTNTETGIRGTVILISILAVIGVYACVFLLDEKKFSKNNEVKHKKSAGFFESLKKMNEKEIILYFLGYFFFFSGFNILRGVMNYYISLVMKREMSYLTVTTLILFGVAGLFFPVTNKLGKRYSYKKILVLDMILLIIGTIGLIFINENSYRFSYLFFIICGMGLSGAAFIFPQAMLSELSVKVSKIKKTSLEGFMFGIQGMFLKLAFLVQQVIQAVVLTFGNTGQLKGATAFGVKASLVVALVLFLISLFFYNLNKED from the coding sequence ATGAATTTTAAACTGCAAAAAAGACATTATTTTATATACGGACTTGGTGTATCATATTTTATGATAGACCAAATTTACAACCAATGGCTTCAATATTATTATCTGCCACCGTCAAACGACAAGAGTTTAACGCCACTTTTGACATCAAAGTCGCTAATAATCGCATTTATTATTGCAAGAATTATTGATGCGATAACAGATCCTGTTGTGGGATATTTATCTGACAATTCTAAATCAAAATATGGGAAAAGGTCGATTTTTATGATGTTAGGTGGTTTACCACTTGGTATTTTTACAATTATGTATTTTTTCCCGCCTAAAAGTTCTGAAATTGCCACATTGATATTTTTATCAGTAATTGGAGGACTTTATTTTACTGCCTACACTTTAGTTGCAGCGCCGTATAATGCGTTAATTCCTGATTTAGCGTCCAACAAGAACGAAAGGCTTAATTTATCGACTTCTCAATCAACTTTTAGACTTATATTTACTGGAATAGCAATGATTTTGCCAGGAATTTTAATTTCCAAGCTAGGTGGAACAAATACTGAAACTGGGATAAGAGGGACAGTTATTTTAATTTCTATTTTGGCTGTAATCGGAGTTTATGCGTGTGTATTTTTGCTGGATGAAAAAAAGTTTTCAAAAAATAATGAAGTTAAACATAAAAAATCTGCTGGTTTTTTTGAATCATTAAAAAAAATGAATGAAAAAGAGATAATTTTATACTTTTTAGGATATTTCTTCTTCTTTTCAGGATTTAACATTTTGCGTGGAGTGATGAATTATTATATTTCCCTTGTTATGAAGCGAGAAATGAGCTATTTAACAGTAACAACTCTTATTTTATTTGGAGTAGCAGGGCTATTTTTTCCTGTAACAAATAAATTGGGAAAAAGATATTCATATAAAAAAATATTGGTATTAGATATGATACTTTTAATTATCGGAACAATTGGTTTGATTTTCATAAATGAAAATTCCTACAGATTTTCCTACTTATTTTTTATAATTTGTGGAATGGGACTGAGTGGAGCAGCTTTTATTTTTCCACAGGCAATGTTGAGCGAACTTTCTGTAAAAGTTTCAAAGATTAAAAAGACGAGTTTGGAAGGATTTATGTTTGGAATACAGGGAATGTTTTTAAAATTGGCATTTCTTGTTCAGCAAGTAATTCAGGCAGTTGTATTGACATTTGGAAATACTGGTCAGTTAAAGGGTGCGACTGCATTTGGTGTAAAAGCATCGCTAGTAGTGGCGCTAGTATTATTTTTAATATCATTGTTTTTTTATAATTTAAATAAAGAAGATTAA
- a CDS encoding alpha/beta hydrolase — MAIEVLIAINVLFLIFLFLIAYVSLRYFINQIEKYPRVTLEEVYDSKKLRQKYNIENKANPMDYGFGYEEVGYKSGKIQLYGWYIENKGAEKTVIISHGRGVNRLSSIQYLQIFKDTGLDKKYNFFIPDLRNSGMSDVARTKMGYNFAQDIFHTMEMLSEKYSKKNFILYGFSQGGMGSAIVSKYYQSALRKKGIVIEKMILDSTISNVKKRIKSDAKKRRVPKFIVSIVIRIFNLRVGNHLENLRLSYLLKRIPTLIIQSKNDKATTYGMLMGEYNKLANFEKIQLKIFEKGAHTRIYAEPECTAEYTKTVGEFLKN; from the coding sequence ATGGCAATAGAAGTATTAATAGCGATAAATGTGTTGTTTTTGATATTTTTGTTTTTGATTGCATATGTATCGCTTAGATATTTTATAAATCAGATTGAAAAATATCCAAGAGTTACTCTTGAAGAAGTTTATGACAGTAAAAAGTTAAGACAAAAATATAATATTGAAAATAAAGCAAATCCAATGGATTACGGTTTTGGTTACGAAGAAGTTGGCTATAAATCGGGGAAAATTCAGTTGTATGGCTGGTACATAGAAAATAAAGGAGCAGAAAAAACTGTAATAATTTCTCACGGAAGAGGAGTTAACAGACTTTCTTCAATCCAGTATTTACAAATATTTAAAGATACAGGACTAGATAAAAAATATAATTTTTTTATTCCAGACTTGAGAAACTCAGGAATGTCTGATGTGGCAAGGACAAAAATGGGCTATAATTTTGCGCAAGATATTTTTCATACAATGGAGATGCTCTCTGAAAAATACTCCAAGAAAAATTTTATTTTATATGGATTTTCGCAAGGTGGAATGGGTTCAGCAATTGTTTCCAAATATTATCAGTCAGCACTTAGAAAAAAAGGGATTGTCATAGAAAAAATGATTTTGGACAGTACTATTTCCAATGTGAAAAAAAGAATAAAATCGGATGCAAAGAAAAGAAGAGTTCCCAAATTTATTGTGAGCATAGTTATAAGAATTTTTAATTTAAGAGTCGGAAATCATCTTGAAAATTTAAGGCTTTCATATTTATTAAAAAGAATACCGACGCTTATAATCCAGTCAAAAAATGACAAAGCGACCACTTATGGAATGCTTATGGGAGAATACAACAAACTTGCAAATTTTGAAAAAATACAACTAAAAATTTTTGAAAAAGGTGCTCACACAAGAATTTATGCAGAACCTGAATGCACTGCCGAATATACAAAAACTGTAGGAGAATTTTTAAAAAATTAA